The Alkalihalobacillus sp. LMS6 genomic interval TGCACTTTCTATGATTGAAAACGATGGTCTTTTATTTATTGATACGTCTTTGAACACATACGGCATAAAAGCTTGGCTTACGCAATTGGTAAACGTTAGCGTCATACCCATCATTCATTTATGCGTGGAGCATGGCATTGCGTTAGAAGCTCATGGACAAAATGTCATTCTTATTCAAGATAATGGCTGGCCTAAAGGAATTATGTTGCGAGATTTTCATGAGAGTTTGGAATATTATGAACCTTTTTCAAGGAATAAAGATGCTATACCTGACTTTTCATCCCTCCACAAACAGTTTCAAGTTGGAAAAATGAATGATTATTACTGGATGTCGTCAGTTGAAGCGTTAAGAGAACTTGTGGTGGATACACTTTTTGTTTATCACTTAACCGAACTGTCATGGCAGTTAGACGCTGTGTACGGATTCAAAGAAGATTCCTTTTGGACAATCGTTTCTCGTTGTTTAAACAATTATCGAGAAAAAAACGCTCTGTCAAAAGTTCGTTTTGATTCGTTTCAGTTTTTCTCCCAGATGCAAACAGCGGAATCACTTTTTCGAAAAAAATGGCAAAACGATGGAGCTACCCAACATCTAATACGAAATGGATTACAAATGGAGGAAGTCTATGTTACACGTTGACGAGCGAACGTACTCAGAGAAAGCGTTTAAGCACTATCAAAACAAGCTAAACGAGCATCCGATTTGGTCGAAGGCAGAGAAATGGCGAATTGCCGTTTGTCCAAATGATAGTGGAAAATGGATCATGCTCGTTTCTTATTTAAAAGAAAAAGATGCAAGCATTGTACCGATCCATCCCTCAACGCCGATTGAAGCGGCAAAACGGATTGCTAGGGAAGGAGGGTGCTACTATTTGTTTTATCAGTCGATGGAAGCACCGATCACGCTAAATGAAGCTGAAGCGAACCATGAAAAAGGGCTTGTTCAGTTTAGTTCAGGAACGACAGGTGCGCCAAAGCAAATCGTTCGTTCATGGACTTCGATTGACGACGAGTTAGAAGCATATAAACGTGCATTTACATCTGTACAAGTGGATACGATTATTGTGGCTTGCCCTGTCACTCATTCCTACGGACTAATTAGCGGTGTATTAGCAGGTATGCACCAAGGAAAAACGGTTGTAGTGGTAACGACACAAAATCCTAACTATGTCCTCGCTCAAACAAAAAAGTACCCAAATCACCTTCTGTATGCGGCACCACCACTGCTTCATCTACTTGCAAAAGTGGCGAAACACTCCTTGAATGGTGTCATGACCTCAGGCGCTCGTTTACCAGAGACATGGCTTGAAGAAATAAAAGCTGCGAGTACATTTGTTATGCAACAATACGGGTGTTCAGAAATCGGTTGTATCAGCGTCGGAACCGATATCAGTCACCCTAATGAAGTAGGTTTTCCGCTGTCTCATCACCGTGTGACTGCAGGTAAAAAAGGGGAGCCAGCTCCGATTTCCATTTCGAGCACTCAGAAAACGCATCATACCGATGATCTTGGCTACTTCGATGAGGGCGGTACCCTCTATTACGTTGAGCGAGTAAGCGATGTGATCAATGTTGCTGGTTTAAATGTATATCCTTATGAAATTGAACGTGTTCTGCTTCAACACCATGAGGTGAAAGACGCGGTTGTCTATAAGAAAACAGATGCGTTGTCTGGAGAGCGTGTTTGTGTGCAAGTGGTCAGTACAATGACTGATGCAGGGCCATTACGGGCATGGTGCACATCTTATATGGCTCCCCATCAACTACCGAAAGAGTTTCATCTTGTAAATGAGATTGTAAAAGGCCTGAACGG includes:
- a CDS encoding AMP-binding protein gives rise to the protein MLHVDERTYSEKAFKHYQNKLNEHPIWSKAEKWRIAVCPNDSGKWIMLVSYLKEKDASIVPIHPSTPIEAAKRIAREGGCYYLFYQSMEAPITLNEAEANHEKGLVQFSSGTTGAPKQIVRSWTSIDDELEAYKRAFTSVQVDTIIVACPVTHSYGLISGVLAGMHQGKTVVVVTTQNPNYVLAQTKKYPNHLLYAAPPLLHLLAKVAKHSLNGVMTSGARLPETWLEEIKAASTFVMQQYGCSEIGCISVGTDISHPNEVGFPLSHHRVTAGKKGEPAPISISSTQKTHHTDDLGYFDEGGTLYYVERVSDVINVAGLNVYPYEIERVLLQHHEVKDAVVYKKTDALSGERVCVQVVSTMTDAGPLRAWCTSYMAPHQLPKEFHLVNEIVKGLNGKVNRKQLGASKV